A genomic stretch from Theobroma cacao cultivar B97-61/B2 chromosome 4, Criollo_cocoa_genome_V2, whole genome shotgun sequence includes:
- the LOC18601532 gene encoding uncharacterized protein At5g19025 yields MVYFHSSISVCKSVDQASSATSMANSVNSNDFVMNTKSSSSSSSSSRNNFYKKQKVFNSPSCLKIPSCERSRSAAIDVVILIAVIAACGFLLFPTIKCISLKLIEFIGTAFYLVKEEMMRTPMIYGSIGLGFCCAAIAAWVLLLCTTRKCGNPNCKGLRKAAEFDIQLETEECVKNSSTLVKDGVKKGLFELPRDHHKELEAELKKMAPVNGRAVLVFRARCGCSVGRLEVPGPKKQRKIKK; encoded by the coding sequence ATGGTCTATTTCCATAGCTCAATCTCAGTCTGCAAGTCGGTTGACCAGGCTTCCTCAGCTACAAGCATGGCAAATTCTGTGAATTCAAATGATTTTGTTATGAATAccaaatcatcatcatcatcatcatcatcatcaaggAACAATTTTTACAAGAAACAGAAGGTATTCAATTCACCAAGTTGCTTAAAAATTCCATCTTGTGAAAGATCAAGATCTGCTGCCATTGATGTTGTTATCTTAATTGCTGTGATTGCTGCTTGTGGGTTCCTGTTATTTCCAACTATAAAGTGCATATCTCTGAAATTGATTGAATTCATTGGAACTGCCTTTTATTTGGTTAAAGAGGAAATGATGAGAACTCCAATGATATATGGATCTATAGGACTTGGTTTTTGTTGTGCTGCAATAGCTGCTTGGGTTTTGCTTCTGTGTACAACTAGGAAATGTGGGAATCCTAATTGTAAAGGGCTTAGGAAGGCAGCCGAGTTTGATATTCAGTTGGAAACTGAGGAGTGTGTGAAGAATTCCAGCACTTTGGTTAAAGATGGTGTTAAAAAAGGACTTTTTGAGTTGCCCCGAGATCATCATAAGGAATTGGAAGCTGAGCTAAAGAAGATGGCGCCGGTTAATGGAAGAGCAGTGCTTGTTTTTCGAGCTAGGTGTGGCTGTTCTGTTGGCAGATTGGAGGTTCCAGGGCCTAAGAAGCAAAGAAAGATCAAGAAATAG